A stretch of DNA from Spirosoma endbachense:
TGGCGTAAGCGTTACGGGCCCGATCAACCCCGATTCTTTCGGTGTCCATCGTTCGGCGGTAAACAGGCCATTGGCATCCCGGTCTTCGCGGAGCCGGGGCGACATGTTGACGTTATAGAATTTCTTCCATTCCACATGCCGTTTGTCCATGTCTATAATCCGATTGGCCATGCCATTAGATACCGTAACAGTCAGTGTATTGGTATTTTTCAGCCAGGTTTCCGGAATGAAAAGCTGATAGTTGGGTCCAATTACTGTTTTAATGTCCTGATCATTGACCTGAATGCGGGCGCTCTCGGCCACTCGTCCCAGATTGAGTAGATATCCATCACCCGTTTCGGCTGGCTTCGCGAACGAGATGGTATACGTAGCTGCTCCTGAAAATGTTTTCCCCGTATCGCCTGCCATTTCGGTCCAGGATGCCAGCTTTTCTGTTTTAACGGTTGCTGGTAATGCCGGGCCTCCCGATACAAATCGAATTGTCCAGGTACCCGACATTTCCTGAGCTTTTCCTATCATTTTCAAATAGGGATAGTCTGAATTACTGGCCAGCTTAGTCGACGTTTCCAGAATGCAGGACTCGCCGGGGGCAAGTTGCAGATAAACCTCATTCGTTGCATTTCTGGTTCGAAGCGCGGCTATTCCCGTTTGTTCAGTCATTGGATTATACAAGGCGACTGACTTAGCCGACTGTTCTCCAGCAAGCGGAATCCATCCATCAACGGGTTTATCACCCCAATTGACAATGAAGTAGTAATGGCCTGTTGCATGACGGCGTCGAATATACTGCAATCCATTATCCGCTAACGCTTCACGCTTTACCCCCGCCAGCGTTAACAGTCCATCGGCATCATTTCCAACCAGAAAAGACCCTTTGCCAATAACGGCCCGGCGAATACCGGCTTTTTCGGTATCGGCAAACGTTAACTGAGAAAGCAGCTTTTTAAACGCACGGCGCCTACTGTCAAGATTACCCAGGCCCGGTACATCGGCAGGTAACTGACCATTTACAACAATTGTGGCTCCATTTTTGGCCAGAGTCATGAGTTGCGCAATCGTTTCGAGTGGAATGAACTCTGGAGCAGGCAATAAGATGGTCTGATAGGCTACCCCGCCGGTTTGAAGGATTCCATTCGTTGTTGAAACGGTAAGCAGCTGTTTGTCTGAAATGAAGTCGAAACCGTAACCTTTCTGCCAAAGCGATTCAGCAATACCGCCAACCGGCATTCCTGCAAAACCATGCTGAATACCATCGAAATGTTGTAACAGCACTTTGCCGGGACGAGTGTAGGCGTCGTAAATCGGCAAGTACAGCAGCACATCATTATTGGGCTTCCCCAGCTGCAAAAACGACTGACACCGGGCTACGTACTGATTCAGTTTACCGAAATCGGTCCAGAAGGTATTATTCGGATTGACGTGTACAGCCGCATAAAACAACCAGCCCGGCCAGGCAGCCGACGCTGGAGAATAGTTTGTTCCGTGATAGAACGTATGATTGACACCACCCAGAAGAAACCGATCCATGGCTTTTTTCACATCGCTGAGTTTCGACAGAAAGTGTTCATTCTCCCAGGTTGCCGACTCAGACGATGTCAGCGGTTTACCGGTAACATGTGCCGCCGATGACGCGAATTTGATTCGTAGGATTTCCGTTCCTTCAATTTCGGGAATGTCGGTAGCGGC
This window harbors:
- a CDS encoding glycosyl hydrolase, with product MRKSLLLGLLMGITAGSILAQPRWPTLTQQTKPWTRWWMGSAVNDKNLTRLLEEYQKAGLGGVEITPIYGVKGAEKEFINFLSPTWLDRLDHTLAEAKRLNMGVDMAQASGWPFGGPWVTSEDACKYVAYKTYSLKSGERLAEAVTYIQKPILRVVGQPIDSKELVEPVAKNPDLQLHAFDQVRFEKPLPLQTLMAYSEKGQAIDLTRFVDGSGKLNWTAPADNWMLYAVFEGWHGKQVERAGPGGEGDVIDHFSKAATQRYLRHFDEAFKGRKSLPIRAFFNDSYEVDDAQGEGNWTPAMFTEFKQRRGYDLKQYLPALFGKATEDINKRVLSDYRETISELLLENYTQTWHDWAKGKGALIRNQAHGSPANILDLYAATDIPEIEGTEILRIKFASSAAHVTGKPLTSSESATWENEHFLSKLSDVKKAMDRFLLGGVNHTFYHGTNYSPASAAWPGWLFYAAVHVNPNNTFWTDFGKLNQYVARCQSFLQLGKPNNDVLLYLPIYDAYTRPGKVLLQHFDGIQHGFAGMPVGGIAESLWQKGYGFDFISDKQLLTVSTTNGILQTGGVAYQTILLPAPEFIPLETIAQLMTLAKNGATIVVNGQLPADVPGLGNLDSRRRAFKKLLSQLTFADTEKAGIRRAVIGKGSFLVGNDADGLLTLAGVKREALADNGLQYIRRRHATGHYYFIVNWGDKPVDGWIPLAGEQSAKSVALYNPMTEQTGIAALRTRNATNEVYLQLAPGESCILETSTKLASNSDYPYLKMIGKAQEMSGTWTIRFVSGGPALPATVKTEKLASWTEMAGDTGKTFSGAATYTISFAKPAETGDGYLLNLGRVAESARIQVNDQDIKTVIGPNYQLFIPETWLKNTNTLTVTVSNGMANRIIDMDKRHVEWKKFYNVNMSPRLREDRDANGLFTAERWTPKESGLIGPVTLTPVKVSKADSVEK